Proteins encoded in a region of the Campylobacter geochelonis genome:
- the luxS gene encoding S-ribosylhomocysteine lyase has product MPLLDSFKVDHTKMKAPGVRFAKSMKTPKGDVISVFDLRFCEPNKELMNERGTHTLEHLFAGFMRDHLNSKDVEIIDISPMGCRTGFYMSLIGSPKNEDVIKAWQESMKDVLKVASQEQIPELNIYQCGTCEMHSLDEAQKIAKSVLDRGIGVIDNDKIKLA; this is encoded by the coding sequence ATGCCACTTCTTGATAGTTTTAAAGTAGATCACACTAAGATGAAAGCGCCTGGCGTGCGTTTTGCAAAGAGTATGAAAACCCCAAAGGGCGACGTTATAAGTGTTTTTGACCTTCGTTTTTGCGAGCCTAACAAAGAGTTGATGAACGAAAGAGGAACTCACACGTTAGAACACCTGTTTGCTGGATTTATGAGAGATCATCTTAACTCAAAAGATGTCGAAATCATCGATATTTCGCCGATGGGTTGCAGGACTGGTTTTTATATGAGTTTGATTGGAAGTCCAAAAAATGAGGATGTCATAAAAGCATGGCAAGAGTCGATGAAAGATGTTTTAAAAGTAGCGAGTCAAGAGCAAATTCCAGAGCTTAATATCTATCAGTGCGGAACTTGTGAAATGCATAGTCTTGATGAGGCGCAAAAGATAGCTAAAAGCGTTTTAGATAGAGGCATTGGCGTGATAGATAATGACAAGATAAAGCTTGCTTAA
- the fldA gene encoding flavodoxin FldA: protein MSIAIVYGSSMGNTENAAGVIKEKLGLEADVLNIADTDASTLNGYDKLICGTSTWGSGDLQDDWDAFDFSALNLDGKTVAVFGLGDSQSYSDEYCNAMGKLYYSLKEKGATMVGEVSKDGYTFEDSEAINDDGNFVGLALDYDNEDDMSDERISNWIEKIRPYFA, encoded by the coding sequence ATGTCGATAGCGATAGTTTATGGAAGTTCGATGGGAAATACCGAAAACGCAGCCGGTGTTATAAAAGAAAAATTAGGGCTTGAGGCAGATGTTTTAAACATCGCAGATACGGATGCAAGCACGCTAAATGGCTACGATAAGCTTATATGCGGTACTTCAACTTGGGGAAGTGGAGATTTGCAAGATGATTGGGATGCGTTTGACTTTTCGGCGCTAAATTTAGATGGAAAAACAGTCGCGGTTTTTGGACTAGGCGATAGCCAAAGCTATAGTGATGAGTACTGTAACGCTATGGGAAAACTTTACTACTCGCTAAAAGAAAAAGGCGCAACTATGGTTGGCGAAGTTAGCAAAGATGGTTACACTTTTGAAGATAGCGAAGCTATAAATGATGATGGAAATTTCGTTGGTTTAGCGCTTGATTATGATAATGAAGATGATATGAGCGATGAGAGAATTTCAAACTGGATTGAAAAAATACGACCGTATTTTGCCTAA
- a CDS encoding DUF2325 domain-containing protein, translating to MSVLVIGADEITPIRAVLRDLGASKIEHWDARNENRVNRKSIPIDTECVVMLTSFLNHNTMKKIKSEAKKRKIPLVCAKRSVSCVYCEFCKIFNLNKEFSCKSACAEE from the coding sequence ATGTCAGTTTTAGTTATAGGAGCAGATGAAATAACGCCGATAAGGGCGGTTTTAAGGGATTTGGGCGCTAGTAAGATAGAGCATTGGGATGCTAGAAATGAAAATAGGGTAAATAGAAAATCTATACCGATTGACACTGAATGTGTGGTCATGCTAACATCATTTTTGAACCACAACACGATGAAAAAGATTAAAAGCGAAGCAAAAAAGAGAAAAATACCTCTAGTTTGCGCAAAAAGAAGCGTTAGCTGTGTCTATTGTGAGTTTTGTAAAATTTTTAATCTTAATAAAGAATTTTCTTGCAAATCAGCTTGTGCAGAAGAGTAA